DNA from Rhodothermales bacterium:
TTGTTGGTGAAATGATGTAGCCTTGTTGAGCCAGTTCGAAGAGCGAGGGCGGCGCGCATTAGAGGTGGGCCGCCCTCCGCTTTTGCGCAGAGCTCGGGCAAATGGACGGATGATGGAGGCAGCGGAAGGCACCCCATCTTCCCCCACTTCGGGGGACAAAATAATCGGCCGATCCCCTTCTGTCACATGCCGGTCGTCCGGTAACCGATCCGGCAGACATCCAATCATCCCTCCACACCTACGGCAAAGGCTCGTCGGTCTTGCGTACGACGAACACACCCTCCCTGACGCTCGTCACGACAATGTTGCCACTCTCGAAGTAAGGATAGTTGCTCCAGGACCCCGCGAACCCCGCGATGTTTTCACCCCACGGAACCGTGTCGAACGCCGCAACCTCCTTCGGATTGAGCCGGTCGCTGATGTCAATCACGCGAAGACCGCTCACATAGTTCGACTGGTACATCAGGTCGCCCTTGATATACAGGTTATGATCGCTGGCGCCATTCGTACCCAGAAACTCGGCCGCAAGAATCGGATCGTCGAGATCCGAGACGTCGTAAATCATCGTGCGTGTCCTGTCGAGTCCTTGAAAAAGCTCGTCGCCCTCATCGTCCATGTAGAAGTATCTGTGATCTTCCGTCAGCCAGCCCTGATGCGTGTAGCCCACGCTCGGATACGCAACCACGGCAACAGCCACGGGTGACTTCTTGTCGGTCACATCGGCGATTGAGAGCGCCGTCTCGTTGGCACCGAAACAGATCTCGCGTCCCTGATACTGCTTGTCGGGCCCGCGGTAGATCACACACTGCCCGTCGTGCGTCGCACCGCGACCGCCAATACCCGTAGTCGGATCGTGGAAGCAGCCGGCAAACGTCGGGTTGAGCGGTTCCCGCACATCCACCATATGGAGTCCACCGCCGCATGTCTCGCCGCCGCCGCTCGCAGCCACGATATACGCGAATCCGGTCTCCTCATTGATGACAACGTTGTGCGCCGAGGCAACCTTATCGTACAGCGCATCTACCTCAAACGTCACCGGCGGATTCTCAACATCACGAAGCCGGCGCAGGTCGAATATCTGCATGCCGTGCTGACCCACATTGTCGGCGACGATGAACGCATGATCGGCATACACCTTCGGATCTCTCCAGGCGTTCGGAATCGATCCCTCTGTCGCGAGTAGCTGTCCGAGATACAAAGGATTGTGCGGATCCGTAACGTCGATGAACACCGTGCCATCGGAGCGCCCGACGATCGCGATCTCATGTCCCGTCTCGGGGTCGGTCCAACCCCACAGGTCGTTCACGATGACGCCCTGCTCGGCCCCCACTGCGCTGTTCGGCAGAAACGAAAGCAGATCAACCTGCATACAGCCAAACTCGGCCGCCTCTCCATCCATGCAACGCACCGCTTCACCCGTAATGGATGTGAGTCCAAGACCGGAATCAGTCACGTAACCCTCGCGCATCCACTCGCCCGAAGCCTCGTCGCGACGATGTATGTAGGCACGGCCATCTCCAAAGTCAGCTCTGGTCGCACCGATCACGGCAAGGTTCTCCGACACGGCGAGCGAGCTGCCAAAGCTCGCTCCCGGCGGCATACCGCTCACGGTCAACGTCTGCTCGACCGCCCACCCGGATCCATCCTCCGAGGGTCCGTAGACATAGGCCGCCCCGACGCCCATATCCATCGGCGCGCCGACCCAGATTCGCCCATCCGGCGCAAGGGCCGCGGCAGTTCCAAAAAACATCGTCTGCGACTGCGAGGCAGTTTCGTCTTCGGGCCTCAGCGCAACAACCTCCTCCCATCCATCCCGCGAGTGTCGGTAGTAGTAGACGGCACCCGTCTGCACGCGACCCGCGCCTCCGAAACTCAGACTGACCGCGTCCTGCGCGCCGCGCACGGCGCTAACAATCAGGTCCTGACCCGACATCGTCATGTGTGCGCCAAAGAACAGGTGGCTGGAATCGGCCGGTGCAATCTTGTGATGCAGCTCCCATTCGGACGGCTCGCCGTCAATCCCGAATACATATACAGACCCCATGCCGCCTTCGTCGCGAGGCGCACCGGCAACGGCGTGGTTATGAAAGATGGCGACACTGCTCCCAAACTTCGCGTGATCGCCCGCTGGCGAGTCAAGAGTTCCGACCATCGCCCAGGCGTTGGCATCCGCATCTCGGCGAAACACCGCAGCCGTTCCTTTTCCTGCGGATCCCGGTGCTCCTGCAACGAGCAGATCATCCTCGAGAGCAAGGCCCCAACCCAGGCTGTCTCCGGGCTGCGAATCGGGAAGGGAGAGTCTGGCCTCCTCGGACCACGCGCCATCCGGCATCCGACCGAAAACGTAGATAGCGCCACGCCCCTCGTCTGCTTTCGGCGCCGAAACCGCCAGCAGGTCGCCGGACAGTGCCAGACGGTATCCGAAAAGATCACCCAGCTCGCCATCGGACGCCTGGACAACGTGCTTCTCCGACCAACCCTCATCGGTATGGCCAAACACGTGAACCCCGCCCGCGTGCATGGGCGGTTCGGGAAACATCATGGACTCGGCCGTCCGGCCTACAAGCACGTTTTCGCCGTCGATAAGTGCAACAGATGCGAATCCGGCGCGCAGTCCGGGCGCAAGCTGCCCGGAAGAGGTCGTCTGGGCCGTAGCGAGCGGTGCAAGAATGAGTGAGCAGATGAATGCCAGCGAGATAGTCGTCTTCATTGTAACAGTTTGGAGGTCTGGTAGTGGTCAGCGCGGACTAGATATCGCAAGATAATCGGTCAAGTGCAAGTCCGGGTGCGAAACAGGGTGGGGATCGGTGCGGTTCAAGAAACGGCGAAGGGGTTGTTCCGGGCCATGACTGGCTTGTATTTTCTTTGTTTGGGTTCGTCTTGATGGGGGAACCCGGGTGCAGTGAAGCGGTTTGCCGCGACTGCCATATTCCTCGGTAGCTCAATGGTAGAGCATGCGGCTGTTAACCGCAGGGTTGTAGGTTCGAGTCCTACCCGGGGAGCCAAATAGGGCTGACCGTCTTCTAAAGCGGTCAGCCCTTCTGCTTTGTGGTCTGAAACGCCTGAATCTGTTTGCTGTCCAGATCTACAAACACAAGCCGGACTGTTACGGTTCAAATCGAGCATCACTTCCTCTTGCCAATGGAGATGTCTGGTTCCCAAGTCGCGGCGAATAACACGAGGCCAATGAGAGCCGCTGCGAGAACCAGCACTCCCGCGCCTCCCGACCTGCGATGAGTTACTTCACTTACATCTGACAGTGGGACAGTGACACTGTACTCGGTCCATCGTGTAGATTGACCATCCGTAACCGCTAAGCCTGCAGGCCCGTGAGGCCAGGTCGCGAAATATTCGGGGAGTCGTCGGGAATCTGCTTCCGAAATCACGCCGCGCAAATTCTCTTTGTTAATCACCGCCATCTTCAGGTCGAGTCGTGAGCCATCGGTGAGCGTTACGATTAGGTCTCGAGCTTCCTCAATGGGTTGGCCTTCTTTAATCAGTGTCGTTCTCGTGGTCGTACAGGCGCTGAAGACGCTGAAGCCGAGGATGTACACTACAGGACCAATGAGACGCTTCATGACTTACCTCCGTGGGGTTACTAGTGAGGCACAGCCTACGACGATTAGCCGCCGACAAACCGGACAGATGTCAGGAGATACGGGTAACGCTTGTGGGTCTATAGTGAGTGACCCACAGAGTTGTTGAGAGGGAGATACTGTTTCTAACGTGAGCGGAAAGCCCGCTTACACGAAGCCTAACCGCACCACCATCCGCTTCGTGCCGGCGTGGTCCCCAGCCCGGGGTCGGTGGAAGTACACACCTGAATGAAGGCCAGAGGCGTCGAAGGCACCACGGCCTGTGCCTCTGAGGATCGCACAGTTAGTCGCGTCGGCTGCCAACGAGAGCCGCAAGGCCGATGAACACGATCGCCAGTAATGTGCTGTTGATTACGAAACCCGGCCAAACGATCTGCAGAGGTAGGATCTTCTCCTCATCGGGTTCACCAAGATTCTGTCGAAGCGGAATACAACCGTCGTACTCCACTTGAACACCCTTCCGCCGTACGAATCCCCGAACGGTCGTGAACGGCCAGCCCACCTTCAGCACAAGTTCCGAGAACCGGCGCTGCGGCTCTTCCATCGTCCACCCCGACACATAGGCACGTCGTATCAGGCGACCCGTATGTGTAGTGCCTCTCGGTCGATGGGCTTCATCCTGGCGCCACTGGTATTGGCCGCCAAA
Protein-coding regions in this window:
- a CDS encoding choice-of-anchor B family protein, with translation MKTTISLAFICSLILAPLATAQTTSSGQLAPGLRAGFASVALIDGENVLVGRTAESMMFPEPPMHAGGVHVFGHTDEGWSEKHVVQASDGELGDLFGYRLALSGDLLAVSAPKADEGRGAIYVFGRMPDGAWSEEARLSLPDSQPGDSLGWGLALEDDLLVAGAPGSAGKGTAAVFRRDADANAWAMVGTLDSPAGDHAKFGSSVAIFHNHAVAGAPRDEGGMGSVYVFGIDGEPSEWELHHKIAPADSSHLFFGAHMTMSGQDLIVSAVRGAQDAVSLSFGGAGRVQTGAVYYYRHSRDGWEEVVALRPEDETASQSQTMFFGTAAALAPDGRIWVGAPMDMGVGAAYVYGPSEDGSGWAVEQTLTVSGMPPGASFGSSLAVSENLAVIGATRADFGDGRAYIHRRDEASGEWMREGYVTDSGLGLTSITGEAVRCMDGEAAEFGCMQVDLLSFLPNSAVGAEQGVIVNDLWGWTDPETGHEIAIVGRSDGTVFIDVTDPHNPLYLGQLLATEGSIPNAWRDPKVYADHAFIVADNVGQHGMQIFDLRRLRDVENPPVTFEVDALYDKVASAHNVVINEETGFAYIVAASGGGETCGGGLHMVDVREPLNPTFAGCFHDPTTGIGGRGATHDGQCVIYRGPDKQYQGREICFGANETALSIADVTDKKSPVAVAVVAYPSVGYTHQGWLTEDHRYFYMDDEGDELFQGLDRTRTMIYDVSDLDDPILAAEFLGTNGASDHNLYIKGDLMYQSNYVSGLRVIDISDRLNPKEVAAFDTVPWGENIAGFAGSWSNYPYFESGNIVVTSVREGVFVVRKTDEPLP